The following are encoded in a window of Streptomyces sp. 11x1 genomic DNA:
- a CDS encoding N-acetyltransferase family protein, whose amino-acid sequence MSAGSVEVQVRPGVETDLVVLTDIYNHYVRETPITFDTAVFTPEERRPWLLSHLEDGRHRLMVAVETGSQRILGYATSSAFRVRPAYDTSVEVSVYLAPDAGGRGVGTLLYKALFEALADEDVHRAYAGIAQPNPPSTRLHERFGFRYVGTYREVGRKFGRYWDVAWYEKEL is encoded by the coding sequence ATGTCTGCGGGGTCCGTAGAGGTGCAGGTCAGACCAGGAGTCGAGACCGACCTCGTCGTCCTCACCGACATCTACAACCACTACGTCCGTGAGACGCCCATCACATTCGATACCGCTGTCTTCACTCCGGAAGAGCGCCGTCCTTGGCTGCTCTCCCACCTTGAAGACGGACGGCATCGCCTGATGGTTGCCGTCGAGACGGGTTCACAGCGGATTCTGGGGTACGCCACGAGCAGCGCGTTTCGCGTGAGGCCGGCGTACGACACCTCGGTGGAGGTGTCGGTGTACCTCGCCCCGGACGCGGGCGGCCGGGGCGTGGGCACGCTGCTGTACAAGGCGCTGTTCGAGGCGCTCGCCGACGAGGACGTCCATCGCGCCTACGCGGGCATCGCCCAGCCGAACCCGCCGTCGACCCGGCTGCACGAGCGCTTCGGGTTCCGGTACGTCGGCACCTATCGCGAGGTCGGGCGGAAGTTCGGCCGGTACTGGGATGTGGCGTGGTACGAGAAGGAGCTGTGA
- a CDS encoding class III extradiol ring-cleavage dioxygenase, whose amino-acid sequence MSAATVERMPALYLSHGAPPLADDPIWPGELAAWAAKLPRPKAVLMVSAHWEEAPLALGAVHAVPLVYDFWGFPEHYYQVQYGAPGAPELAASVRKLLQAPGTPVQDIPDRGLDHGAYVPLVEMYPDADIPVLQISMPTLDPLKLMDVGRKLAPLRDEGVLIIGSGFFTHNLAALRQAGVPTWSTEFDDWGRRALESRDWDALLDFLHKSPAGRLAHPRTEHFAPLFVTMGAAEAAGELDAQKSVIDGFWMGLAKRSVQFG is encoded by the coding sequence ATGTCCGCCGCCACCGTCGAGCGCATGCCCGCCCTGTACCTGAGTCACGGGGCCCCGCCGCTCGCCGACGACCCGATCTGGCCCGGCGAACTCGCCGCCTGGGCCGCGAAACTGCCCCGCCCCAAGGCCGTCCTCATGGTCTCCGCCCACTGGGAGGAGGCCCCCCTCGCGCTCGGCGCGGTCCACGCCGTCCCCCTGGTCTACGACTTCTGGGGCTTCCCCGAGCACTACTACCAGGTCCAGTACGGCGCTCCGGGCGCCCCCGAGCTCGCGGCCTCGGTCCGCAAGCTGCTCCAGGCCCCCGGTACCCCCGTCCAGGACATCCCGGACCGGGGCCTCGACCACGGCGCGTACGTCCCCCTCGTCGAGATGTACCCCGACGCCGACATACCGGTCCTGCAGATCTCCATGCCGACCCTGGACCCGCTGAAGCTGATGGACGTCGGCCGCAAGCTCGCGCCCCTGCGCGACGAGGGCGTGCTGATCATCGGCTCCGGCTTCTTCACCCACAACCTCGCCGCCCTGCGGCAGGCCGGGGTGCCGACCTGGTCCACCGAGTTCGACGACTGGGGCCGCCGGGCCCTGGAGTCCCGTGACTGGGACGCCCTCCTGGACTTCCTCCACAAGTCCCCGGCCGGACGGCTGGCCCATCCCCGCACGGAGCACTTCGCCCCCCTCTTCGTCACGATGGGCGCGGCCGAGGCGGCCGGCGAACTCGACGCCCAGAAGTCGGTGATCGACGGCTTCTGGATGGGCCTGGCGAAGCGCTCGGTCCAGTTCGGCTGA
- a CDS encoding MFS transporter — MALAQLMVVLDATIVNIALPSAQQDLGISDGNRQWVITAYALAFGGLLLFGGRISDLWGRKRTFVTGLIGFAGASALGGAATGEAMMLGARALQGAFGALLAPAALSLLAVMFTDAKERAKAFGIYGAIAGGGGAVGLILGGFLTEYLDWRWTFFVNIPFAVIAAVGAYFVIREPAGGRNRSPLDIPGVVLSTLGLVSLVYGFTRAESDGWGDSMTITLFVASAVLLAAFVFVESKVKAPLLPLRVITERNRGGVYLSLGLAIIAMFGLFLFLTYYLQIVKGYSPVKTGFAFLPMIAGMIIGSTQIGTRLMTRVPPRLLMAPGFLVAGLGMLLLTQMEVGSSYTTLLLPAQLLLGLGMGTAFMPAMSLATYGVEARDAGVASAMVNTSQQVGGAIGTALLNTIAASATTSYVADHIGSATSKPAAQLVQLQGMVHGYTNAIWFAVGILAASAAIAFTFVTTGKPDMTATTAEGADATNEVKVPVIAH; from the coding sequence ATCGCCCTCGCCCAGCTGATGGTTGTGCTCGACGCGACCATCGTGAACATCGCCCTCCCCTCCGCCCAGCAGGACCTCGGGATATCCGACGGCAACCGGCAGTGGGTCATCACCGCGTACGCCCTGGCCTTTGGCGGTCTGCTCCTCTTCGGTGGCCGTATCTCCGACCTCTGGGGCCGCAAGCGCACCTTCGTCACCGGACTGATCGGCTTCGCCGGCGCCTCCGCACTGGGCGGCGCGGCCACCGGTGAGGCGATGATGCTGGGCGCCCGCGCGCTCCAGGGCGCCTTCGGCGCGCTGCTCGCGCCCGCCGCGCTCTCCCTCCTCGCGGTGATGTTCACCGACGCCAAGGAGCGCGCCAAGGCGTTCGGCATCTACGGCGCGATCGCCGGTGGCGGCGGCGCCGTGGGCCTGATCCTCGGCGGCTTCCTCACCGAGTACCTGGACTGGCGCTGGACGTTCTTCGTCAACATCCCGTTCGCGGTGATCGCCGCGGTCGGCGCGTACTTCGTCATCCGTGAGCCCGCAGGCGGCCGCAACCGTTCCCCGCTCGACATCCCCGGCGTCGTCCTGTCCACCCTGGGCCTGGTCTCCCTGGTCTACGGCTTCACGCGGGCCGAGTCCGACGGGTGGGGCGACTCGATGACGATCACCCTGTTCGTCGCCTCGGCGGTGCTCCTCGCGGCCTTCGTGTTCGTCGAGTCCAAGGTCAAGGCGCCGCTGCTGCCCCTGCGCGTGATCACCGAGCGCAACCGTGGCGGTGTCTACCTCTCCCTCGGCCTCGCGATCATCGCGATGTTCGGCCTGTTCCTCTTCCTGACCTACTACCTGCAGATCGTGAAGGGGTACTCCCCGGTCAAGACCGGCTTCGCCTTCCTGCCCATGATCGCGGGCATGATCATCGGCTCGACGCAGATCGGTACCCGTCTGATGACCCGGGTCCCGCCGCGCCTGCTGATGGCCCCAGGCTTCCTGGTCGCCGGTCTCGGCATGCTCCTGCTGACCCAGATGGAGGTCGGTTCCTCGTACACCACCCTGCTGCTGCCGGCCCAGCTGCTGCTCGGCCTCGGTATGGGTACGGCGTTCATGCCGGCGATGTCCCTGGCGACCTACGGGGTCGAGGCGCGTGACGCGGGCGTGGCCTCCGCCATGGTCAACACCTCCCAGCAGGTCGGTGGCGCCATCGGTACGGCCCTGTTGAACACCATCGCGGCCTCCGCCACCACGTCCTACGTCGCGGACCACATCGGCTCGGCCACCTCGAAGCCGGCGGCCCAGCTGGTCCAGCTCCAGGGCATGGTCCACGGGTACACCAACGCCATCTGGTTCGCCGTGGGCATCCTCGCGGCCTCCGCCGCCATCGCCTTCACCTTCGTCACGACGGGCAAGCCCGACATGACGGCGACCACGGCCGAGGGCGCGGACGCGACGAACGAGGTCAAGGTCCCGGTGATCGCCCACTGA
- a CDS encoding DUF1330 domain-containing protein, which produces MPAYAIAHLKDAAPHPEIAEYIERIPATFEPYGGRFLVHVTPHEVKEGSWPGAVVVIGFPGIAEARAWWDSPAYQEIAPLRSRHIQGDIILVEGVPDGYDPRTTAKTMRDSLAAVEQ; this is translated from the coding sequence ATGCCCGCCTACGCCATTGCCCACCTCAAGGACGCCGCCCCGCACCCGGAGATCGCCGAGTACATCGAGCGCATCCCCGCCACATTCGAGCCGTACGGCGGACGCTTTCTCGTGCACGTCACCCCGCACGAGGTGAAGGAGGGGAGCTGGCCCGGAGCCGTCGTCGTGATCGGCTTTCCCGGCATCGCCGAGGCGCGCGCCTGGTGGGACTCGCCCGCGTACCAGGAGATCGCCCCGCTGCGCTCACGCCACATCCAGGGCGACATCATCCTGGTCGAAGGGGTACCCGACGGCTATGACCCCCGCACCACCGCGAAGACCATGAGGGACTCCCTGGCCGCCGTCGAGCAGTGA
- a CDS encoding MarR family transcriptional regulator, whose protein sequence is MKTASADEEPRWLTDEEQRTWVAYVHAKTLLEDHLDRQLQRDAGMPHLYYHMLVVLSDAPQRRLRMTELAMHMKITRSRLSHAVARLEKNGWVRRENCPVDKRGQFAVLTDGGYETLRKSAPGHVAAVRQAMFDRLSPEQRKALGEIMEIVAEGLQPSEAGADLPWLR, encoded by the coding sequence ATGAAGACCGCATCCGCCGACGAAGAACCCCGCTGGCTCACCGACGAGGAGCAGCGCACCTGGGTCGCCTATGTGCACGCAAAAACCCTGCTCGAAGACCATCTCGACCGCCAGTTGCAGCGTGACGCGGGCATGCCGCACCTCTACTACCACATGCTCGTGGTGCTGTCCGACGCGCCGCAGCGGCGGCTGCGGATGACGGAACTGGCGATGCATATGAAGATCACGCGTTCGCGCCTGTCGCACGCCGTGGCCCGGCTGGAGAAGAACGGGTGGGTGCGGCGCGAGAACTGCCCCGTGGACAAGCGGGGGCAGTTCGCGGTTCTCACGGACGGCGGGTACGAGACGCTCCGCAAGAGCGCGCCCGGACATGTGGCGGCGGTGCGGCAGGCGATGTTCGACCGGTTGTCGCCGGAACAGCGGAAAGCCCTCGGCGAGATCATGGAGATCGTCGCGGAGGGGCTTCAGCCGTCGGAGGCGGGGGCGGATCTGCCTTGGCTGCGGTAG
- a CDS encoding DeoR/GlpR family DNA-binding transcription regulator → MYAPERQQEILRLARDGGRVDVVSLAEEFQVTAETIRRDLKTLDRAGLVQRVHGGAIPAGRLDFEPDLAEREGTAADQKDRIAQAALAELPNDGTVVLDAGTTIARLAAAIPLEATLTAVTHSLPIAARLADHPGIQLHLVGGRVRHRTRAAVDAWALRAYGEIRADVLFVAANGFSADHGLTTPDLAEAAVKRAAVSAARRVVLLADSSKHGQEHFARFGDLSDVDLLITDSGLSPEDALAIERKGTEVLRVPGTEPTGGSAGSAGAGVPGVPGANGRKDHRS, encoded by the coding sequence ATGTACGCACCGGAGCGGCAGCAGGAGATCCTCCGGCTCGCCCGTGACGGCGGCCGGGTGGACGTGGTGTCGCTGGCGGAGGAGTTCCAGGTCACGGCCGAGACGATCCGCCGCGACCTGAAGACCCTCGACCGCGCCGGCCTCGTCCAGCGGGTGCACGGCGGCGCGATCCCCGCCGGCCGCCTGGACTTCGAGCCCGACCTCGCCGAACGAGAGGGCACCGCGGCCGACCAGAAGGACCGCATCGCCCAGGCCGCCCTCGCCGAACTCCCGAACGACGGCACCGTCGTCCTCGACGCCGGTACGACGATCGCGCGCCTCGCCGCCGCCATCCCCCTGGAGGCCACGCTCACCGCGGTCACGCACAGCCTGCCGATCGCCGCCCGTCTCGCCGACCATCCCGGCATCCAGCTCCACCTTGTCGGCGGCCGCGTCCGCCACCGCACACGTGCCGCCGTCGACGCCTGGGCGCTCCGCGCCTACGGCGAGATCCGCGCCGACGTCCTGTTCGTGGCCGCCAACGGCTTCTCCGCCGACCACGGCCTGACCACCCCCGACCTCGCCGAGGCCGCCGTGAAACGGGCGGCGGTGAGCGCCGCCCGCCGCGTCGTGCTGCTCGCCGACTCCTCCAAGCACGGCCAGGAACACTTCGCCCGCTTCGGCGACCTGAGCGACGTGGACCTGCTGATCACCGACTCCGGCCTGAGCCCCGAGGACGCCCTCGCCATCGAACGCAAGGGCACCGAAGTGCTGCGCGTCCCGGGCACCGAGCCCACCGGCGGCTCGGCTGGCTCCGCCGGCGCGGGCGTCCCCGGCGTCCCTGGCGCCAACGGCCGGAAGGACCACCGCTCATGA
- a CDS encoding IclR family transcriptional regulator C-terminal domain-containing protein: MLPNAPDAAATLPAPAEAVAPLMRGITVLRRLTEADGTLSPSALEKATGLARSTVDRITATLTRMGYVRLDGRDAVLAPRLMELGNAYLAAIRLPRLLDAHADALADELDESVSLAVRDQDGVRFIHQATRRRAMSLSFRIGDLLPAERTAPGPLFATEWDPADWSRWRARRTADPEGHGFPAVPPRGGAYDDFEDRTARADAQGWALDDQLIEPGLVAVSVPVRDPRTGRVACVASVVSHTSRHTADSLRETLLPRLRATVTRMERELRESAKPRAAAAVVGGGGPGSTGLADWTGASKQELGREFVESLARGLTVITSFGEGRAALTLTEVAQATGLARATARRALITLEHLGYVESHERVFRLTPRVLGLGFPPLSMLPLSGIAAPHLAELSARVHDSASLAVLTEGGQEVQYTARVATSRIMSVNITLGTRLPAYATSLGRVMLADLLPEAPLPERPAPLTPHTVTDLRELLRTLERVRDAGYALVDGELEEGLRSIAVPVRERGGRIVAAVNVAMHSSRRSVEECVADVLPELRDAAGRIEGELAVAGMFRRVPGV; this comes from the coding sequence ATGCTCCCGAACGCCCCCGACGCGGCCGCCACCCTCCCCGCGCCCGCCGAAGCCGTCGCCCCCCTGATGCGGGGAATCACCGTGCTGCGCCGGCTGACCGAAGCGGACGGCACGCTGAGCCCGAGCGCGCTGGAGAAGGCGACCGGCCTCGCGCGTTCCACCGTGGACCGCATCACGGCGACCCTGACCCGCATGGGCTACGTACGGCTGGACGGCCGCGACGCGGTCCTCGCCCCCCGCCTGATGGAGCTGGGCAACGCCTATCTGGCCGCCATCCGCCTCCCCCGCCTCCTGGACGCCCACGCGGACGCCCTCGCCGACGAGCTCGACGAGTCGGTGTCCCTGGCGGTCCGCGACCAGGACGGCGTCCGCTTCATCCACCAGGCCACCCGCCGCCGCGCGATGTCCCTCAGCTTCCGCATCGGCGACCTCCTCCCCGCCGAACGCACCGCGCCCGGCCCGCTGTTCGCCACCGAGTGGGACCCGGCCGACTGGTCCCGGTGGCGCGCCCGCCGCACGGCCGACCCGGAGGGCCACGGCTTTCCGGCGGTGCCTCCGCGCGGCGGCGCCTACGACGACTTCGAGGACCGCACGGCACGGGCGGACGCCCAGGGGTGGGCCCTGGACGACCAGTTGATCGAACCGGGGCTGGTGGCCGTGTCCGTACCCGTACGTGATCCCCGTACGGGACGGGTCGCGTGCGTGGCGAGCGTCGTCAGCCACACGAGCCGGCACACCGCGGACTCGCTGCGCGAGACGCTGCTGCCCCGACTGCGGGCGACGGTGACGCGGATGGAACGAGAGCTGCGGGAGTCGGCGAAGCCACGGGCGGCCGCCGCAGTGGTGGGGGGCGGTGGGCCGGGGTCCACCGGGCTCGCCGACTGGACGGGCGCCTCCAAGCAGGAACTGGGCCGGGAGTTCGTCGAGTCGCTCGCCCGGGGGCTGACCGTGATCACCTCGTTCGGCGAGGGCCGGGCCGCGCTCACCCTCACCGAGGTCGCGCAGGCCACCGGGCTCGCCCGGGCGACGGCCCGACGGGCGCTGATCACCCTCGAACACCTCGGGTACGTCGAGTCGCACGAGCGGGTCTTCCGTCTGACGCCCCGGGTGCTGGGCCTGGGCTTCCCGCCCCTGTCGATGCTGCCCCTCTCCGGGATCGCCGCGCCGCACCTGGCCGAACTCTCCGCGCGCGTCCACGACTCGGCGTCCCTCGCGGTCCTCACCGAGGGCGGGCAGGAGGTGCAGTACACGGCGCGGGTCGCCACCAGCCGCATCATGAGCGTCAACATCACCCTCGGGACGCGGCTGCCGGCGTACGCGACGTCCCTGGGCCGGGTGATGCTCGCCGACCTGCTGCCGGAGGCCCCCCTGCCGGAACGTCCCGCCCCGCTGACCCCGCACACGGTCACCGACCTCCGGGAACTGCTGAGGACCCTGGAACGGGTACGGGACGCCGGATACGCCCTCGTCGACGGGGAGTTGGAGGAGGGTCTGCGCTCCATCGCCGTACCCGTGCGGGAGCGGGGCGGGCGGATCGTCGCCGCGGTGAACGTCGCGATGCACAGCAGCCGGCGGTCGGTCGAGGAGTGCGTGGCGGACGTACTGCCCGAGCTGCGGGACGCGGCGGGCCGGATCGAGGGGGAACTGGCGGTGGCGGGGATGTTCCGGCGGGTACCGGGCGTCTGA
- a CDS encoding M6 family metalloprotease domain-containing protein, whose protein sequence is MQQLFRRNRIPPRRIRPRRAVALASVTALTLAVSTSAGTGHLMAKDSTTTAAGATAVVRGSALGPCLIRGPLGTQMSEGIPTPPGYSRSTGTVRALNLMIDFSDAPGEGSAMDRFAEFAPQTQKWFRTSSYGRIDYRPEAPLTEWLRMPRSFRSYDIERGAPFEPGYRRLVQDMVRAADPLVDFRSYDLVNVLVTPNAGPSALDTVLSVTFAGNREAPVADGVPVANASFVYSRQDDGSGSYGETGYRVLPHENGHVFGLPDLYTHEGGGAVGHWDIMSEDWGVENDLLGWHKWKLGWLDETQVACVAAVGSAEYVLTPLAAGGGAKLVVVPLSSRTAYVAELRTRAGNDAVVCRPGVLVYRVDAAVDTGNGPIKVHDARRDSGGCTRSPNVHAELSDAPLVPGEAFKDARAGVEIAVAGVDVGGNHRVVVRRR, encoded by the coding sequence ATGCAGCAGCTGTTCCGCAGAAACCGGATACCTCCGCGCCGGATACGTCCGCGCCGGGCCGTAGCGCTCGCGTCCGTCACCGCCCTCACGCTCGCGGTCAGCACCTCCGCCGGCACCGGGCACCTGATGGCCAAGGACAGCACGACGACGGCCGCGGGGGCCACCGCCGTGGTCCGCGGTTCGGCGCTCGGGCCCTGCCTGATCCGCGGCCCGCTCGGCACCCAGATGTCCGAGGGCATCCCGACCCCGCCCGGCTACTCCCGCTCCACCGGCACGGTCCGTGCCCTCAATCTGATGATCGACTTCTCGGACGCCCCCGGTGAGGGCAGCGCGATGGACCGCTTCGCGGAGTTCGCGCCCCAGACGCAGAAATGGTTCAGGACGAGTTCGTACGGCCGTATCGACTATCGTCCCGAGGCCCCGCTCACCGAGTGGCTGCGGATGCCGAGATCCTTCCGCTCCTACGACATAGAGCGCGGCGCCCCGTTCGAGCCCGGCTACCGCCGGCTGGTCCAGGACATGGTGCGGGCCGCCGATCCACTGGTGGACTTCCGCTCGTACGACCTCGTCAACGTCCTGGTCACCCCGAACGCGGGTCCCTCCGCCCTGGACACGGTCCTGTCGGTGACGTTCGCGGGCAATCGGGAGGCGCCGGTCGCGGACGGGGTGCCGGTCGCCAACGCGTCCTTCGTCTACAGCCGCCAGGACGACGGCTCGGGGTCGTACGGGGAGACCGGGTACCGGGTGCTGCCGCACGAGAACGGGCATGTCTTCGGCCTTCCCGACCTCTACACCCATGAGGGCGGGGGCGCGGTCGGGCACTGGGACATCATGAGCGAGGACTGGGGCGTCGAGAACGATCTGCTGGGCTGGCACAAGTGGAAGCTGGGGTGGCTCGACGAGACGCAGGTGGCGTGTGTGGCGGCCGTCGGTTCCGCGGAGTACGTGCTGACGCCGCTCGCCGCCGGCGGTGGGGCGAAGCTGGTCGTCGTGCCGCTGAGTTCCCGTACGGCGTACGTGGCGGAGTTGCGGACTCGGGCGGGCAACGATGCGGTGGTGTGCCGGCCGGGGGTGCTGGTGTACCGGGTCGACGCGGCCGTCGACACCGGGAACGGGCCGATCAAGGTCCACGACGCGCGGCGCGACAGCGGGGGGTGCACGCGCAGCCCCAACGTCCACGCGGAACTGTCGGACGCGCCACTCGTGCCTGGCGAGGCGTTCAAGGACGCGCGGGCGGGGGTGGAGATCGCTGTGGCGGGGGTGGATGTCGGGGGGAACCATCGGGTGGTGGTCCGTCGGAGGTGA
- a CDS encoding YafY family protein has protein sequence MTTDTPARLLQLLSLLQTPREWPGGELSERLGVSRRTVRRDIDRLRELGYPVQATMGADGGYRLVAGKAMPPLVLDDEEAVAIAVGLRAGAGHAVEGVDEASVRALAKLEQVLPSRLRHRVSTLQAATTPLTSGDGATVTPETLTVMASAVAGHERLRFAYRSGDGTDSRRHCEPYRLVSTGRRWYLVAYDLDRADWRTFRVDRVEEPFATGARFAPRELPTGSAEEYLKQSIYQRQETYECDVTFAAPAEVVAARVPRWVGTPEPVDEHSCRLRASVGDSVEWLAFRLAMLDCDFTVHQPPELVFYVRELGARLTRAARDVAG, from the coding sequence ATGACCACTGACACTCCGGCGCGGCTCCTCCAGCTCCTCTCCCTCCTGCAGACGCCACGCGAGTGGCCCGGTGGTGAGCTCTCCGAGCGGCTCGGGGTCTCGCGGCGCACCGTCCGGCGGGACATCGACCGACTGCGGGAGCTGGGGTATCCCGTGCAGGCGACGATGGGGGCCGACGGCGGCTACCGGCTGGTCGCGGGGAAGGCCATGCCCCCGCTCGTGCTGGACGACGAGGAGGCGGTCGCGATCGCGGTGGGGCTGCGGGCCGGGGCCGGGCACGCCGTGGAGGGGGTGGACGAGGCCTCCGTACGGGCGCTCGCCAAGCTGGAACAGGTGCTGCCGTCGCGGCTACGCCACCGGGTCTCCACCCTGCAGGCCGCCACCACTCCCCTGACCAGTGGTGACGGGGCGACCGTGACGCCCGAGACGCTGACCGTGATGGCCTCGGCGGTGGCGGGGCACGAGCGGTTGCGGTTCGCCTACCGCTCCGGCGACGGGACGGACTCGCGTCGCCACTGCGAGCCGTACCGGCTCGTGTCGACCGGGCGCCGCTGGTATCTCGTCGCGTACGACCTCGACCGCGCCGACTGGCGGACTTTCCGGGTGGACCGGGTCGAGGAACCCTTCGCCACGGGCGCCCGGTTCGCGCCGCGCGAGCTGCCGACGGGGAGCGCGGAGGAGTATCTGAAGCAGTCGATCTACCAGCGGCAGGAGACGTACGAGTGCGACGTCACCTTCGCCGCGCCGGCCGAGGTCGTCGCGGCCCGGGTGCCCCGCTGGGTCGGTACACCCGAGCCCGTCGACGAGCACAGCTGCCGGTTGCGGGCCTCCGTGGGTGACTCCGTGGAGTGGCTGGCGTTCCGGCTCGCGATGCTCGACTGCGACTTCACGGTGCATCAGCCGCCGGAACTGGTCTTTTACGTAAGGGAGTTGGGGGCGCGGCTGACGCGGGCGGCGAGGGACGTCGCAGGGTGA
- a CDS encoding TetR/AcrR family transcriptional regulator: protein MESSTATAVRRKVPRPRADALRNRERIVTAAREMFVEFGPEVPLDEVARRAGVGNATLYRNFPDRDALVREVVCSVMDRTTLAAESALTETGDAFEALSRFVHTSADERVSALCPMVQSTFDKHHPDLEAARERLEEQVEKIMRRAREAGQLRSDVGVGDLMIAVSQLSRPPAGTQCAGVDRFLHRHLQLFLDGLRAPAPSELPGTPVTVEDLRRPCPS from the coding sequence GTGGAGAGCAGCACCGCCACCGCCGTGCGTCGCAAGGTGCCTCGCCCTCGGGCGGACGCCCTGCGCAACCGGGAGCGGATCGTCACCGCCGCCCGGGAGATGTTCGTCGAGTTCGGCCCCGAGGTGCCGCTCGACGAGGTCGCCCGCCGGGCCGGTGTCGGCAACGCCACGCTGTACCGCAACTTCCCGGACCGCGACGCGCTGGTCCGTGAGGTCGTCTGCTCGGTCATGGACCGTACGACCCTCGCGGCCGAGAGCGCGCTCACCGAGACCGGTGACGCGTTCGAGGCGCTCTCGCGCTTCGTGCACACCTCGGCCGACGAACGGGTCAGCGCCCTCTGCCCGATGGTCCAGAGCACGTTCGACAAGCACCACCCCGACCTGGAGGCGGCACGCGAGCGTCTGGAGGAGCAGGTCGAAAAGATCATGCGGCGTGCCCGGGAAGCCGGGCAGCTGCGCTCCGACGTGGGTGTCGGCGACCTGATGATCGCCGTCAGCCAGCTCAGCAGGCCACCGGCCGGCACCCAGTGCGCGGGCGTCGACCGCTTCCTCCACCGCCATCTGCAACTGTTCCTGGACGGGCTGCGCGCCCCGGCCCCCTCCGAACTACCCGGCACCCCGGTGACCGTGGAGGACCTACGGAGGCCCTGCCCGTCCTGA
- a CDS encoding RNA polymerase sigma factor RpoD/SigA, translating to MATRAVAARRSSASGRTDAARSVRASGGEIADRDLVGMYLDEIARTPLLDAAKEVELSQIIEAGVFAQQILDGEEQARADASREELEALVADSERAKDIFIRSNLRLVVAVARRYPRSGLPLLDLIQEGNAGLVRAVEKFDYRKGFKFSTYATWWIRQAITRSIADQSRTIRLPVHLVEELGRIRRVQREFNREHGRDPEPAEIAAELGSNADRVSDVLDWARDPVSLNMSVDDDGDTQFGDLLEDTSAVSPEQSVLTLLRSEELDSLIGRLDQRTASIIKMRYGIEDGRERTLTEVGKEHGLTRERIRQIEKHALLELKKLARDTGFDAAA from the coding sequence ATGGCAACCCGTGCCGTCGCCGCTCGTCGTTCGTCCGCCTCCGGTCGGACCGACGCGGCTCGCAGCGTTCGCGCCTCTGGCGGCGAGATCGCCGACCGCGACCTGGTCGGCATGTACCTCGACGAGATCGCGCGTACACCGCTGCTCGACGCCGCCAAGGAAGTCGAGCTGTCCCAGATCATCGAGGCGGGTGTGTTCGCACAGCAGATCCTCGACGGCGAGGAGCAGGCCAGGGCGGACGCCAGCCGCGAGGAGCTCGAAGCCCTGGTCGCCGACAGCGAGCGGGCCAAGGACATCTTCATCCGATCCAACCTGCGCCTCGTCGTTGCCGTCGCCCGGCGGTACCCGCGCAGCGGCCTCCCCCTGCTCGACCTGATCCAGGAGGGGAACGCGGGCCTGGTCCGCGCGGTGGAGAAGTTCGACTACCGCAAGGGCTTCAAGTTCTCGACGTACGCCACCTGGTGGATCCGTCAGGCCATCACCCGCTCGATAGCCGACCAGTCGCGCACCATCCGGCTGCCCGTCCACCTCGTCGAGGAACTGGGCCGGATCCGCCGTGTGCAGCGCGAGTTCAACCGCGAGCACGGGCGCGACCCCGAGCCCGCCGAGATCGCCGCCGAGCTCGGTTCCAACGCGGACCGCGTCAGCGACGTCCTCGACTGGGCCCGCGACCCGGTCTCGCTGAACATGTCGGTGGACGACGACGGCGACACCCAGTTCGGCGACCTGCTGGAGGACACCTCCGCGGTCTCGCCCGAGCAGTCCGTGCTCACGCTGCTGCGCAGCGAGGAGCTGGACAGCCTCATCGGGCGCCTCGACCAGCGCACCGCGTCCATCATCAAGATGCGGTACGGCATCGAGGACGGCCGCGAGCGCACCCTCACCGAGGTCGGCAAGGAGCACGGTCTCACCCGCGAGCGGATCCGCCAGATCGAGAAGCACGCCCTGCTCGAACTGAAGAAGCTCGCCCGCGACACCGGCTTCGACGCCGCCGCCTGA